A segment of the Corylus avellana chromosome ca2, CavTom2PMs-1.0 genome:
GGTTGTTGTGGAATTCCAGGTTGATTTTGACGCtatattttaatgataataATGCATAATGTGATTTTTGATATACTAGTGTCATCATGAGATTTATATAtgaaagtttataaatatgaaTCGCATATATTGATCTAGAAAGGCATTGGCTTACCAATGTGATAGATGATATTTTTATGATGAAATATGACACTGAGTTTCTAGGAAGTGGAAATTGGTATCTTATGCATGATTAATATTGATTGTGGGcactttgattattatttgaaacTCCTTGTGGCATagtgagatttataattaagtTCGGTACCAAAGTTAGTCCTTGTATGAGGGCGTCAAGCGTTGGATCCCAAATTTTGCAATCATGCAACCATGTGTGCGTTAAAGGGGAAGTAACATGACAATCGGTCATGGGTGGATCCCTCACGAAAATTATACAGGCCGTCCCATGGTTAAAGGCTCCAAGGAGGGCCACTTCTTCTTGCCTGAGGATGAGGTTTTAGTCCCAATAGAGGGACCGCACGACCCAGTAAGACAAGGTGAAAACGCTTGACAATGAGTGTATAACATTGGGAGATGATTTAGATATATTTGAAtcattgcattatttttatTGCTCATAGTAACATTGGTTACTCATGTGTAcaatttattttcattgttattGAACACAAAATGTAATATTTCGTACcttgatttgaaaaatattgaaaattgtTCTATTAAGTTTTGTGTATAATTCCAACTAGTAAGTGACTCTATATCTCTCCccttgattaattatttttactcactaaagTTGTTTATTATATCatatttacacatttttttaGAGATACCTGAGGCTTGATATTAGCTACCTCAAGGAAAATTGAGGATTTTGGAGCATAGTGAGAGATGGCTTATCTTGTCAAGAATTTTAGTGAAACGTTAGTTTAAAAGATCCTATGCGGTTTGGTTAACTTGAAGAGAGGGCCGGATTGCACCCTCGGGTAACTTGAATAAAGGGCCGGATTTCACCCTCGGATTTACAGAGAAAGGGTTGGGTTTTCACCCTTAGATAGTGCAAAGGGGGGGTTTGGTTTTAATCCCTAAATTCAACTTGTCAATGGGGGTCGGTTTTCATCATTGGATTCAAGTATTTCAAAAGGAGGGTCAGATTTAACCCTCGGGTATTAAAGGGAGGATCAATTTTAACCCTCGGTAAAATAAGAGAGTTGTGGGGTACTCTCGAGAATCAAGGCAATGCCGTGAACAAAATGGGGAGCTCCAGTTGTCAAGCTCAAGGTACACACCGAGGAAGACGAAGGTCTCGAACAAGACCAAACATCGAGTCATCCGGGGACTATGACTAAAATTCCCATCACTCAAGTACCTCGGATAAGGAAATTAGGGGTAACTATTGGGAAGAATTTTGCACTATAAGCCCATTAGATTTTGGGCCTCAGGGCCAATGACAGGCCCACAgatctattaattaatagcataTGATATAATCCAGGTGGGGTTTTATTGAGATAATCTAGGTTCATAGTCCTACTCAAGATCTAGATTGGAGTAGAAGCCCAAGTCCAGTTATAGCTCATAGGACCCCTAAATCAATTCAAATGAGAATATCTAATTCAAGTCTACCTCAACTCttcagcctataaataggcccctacacaagGTACAAAAATAGACTCTCAtattcaaaaatacaaaatatggCTAAATTATTGTACATTGGGCAGACTGAAATCTTATGCGTTGGAGAATACTGTTTTCCTCGAAAACTGACTTAGGCATCTGAGTTTCCCCAACATAGACGCCGGCGGATGTTTtgacgctcttattattttatagcGATTGTGGGAACACGAAGGACATATTGAAGATCAAGAACACTCCGAAGAACGTGCAATTCACACCATATCgaaaattgttctaacaatCACCATGTCGTTGTATGCTATCTAACTAAATCCTAGTTACAATCACCtatattcactacaaaaaaccggATGGTTTCTgatgtggcaaacagtaaccaaattttgccacgtcagtaattattgacgtgtcaaaagtggcacgtcaatgttacattcaacacgtcagaaaatttaaattcaatttaatttttaaaaattttatttaaataacttaatatttaaatatttattgacgtggtaaaattagacacgtcaaaattttttgacatatcaataaatatatatttttaatttttaattttttttattatatatatcatgttcatttatattatatatatttcatctaatttttgttttttattaggaaggattttaaacaaaaatgagactcaaaatctttccagatctttattaaataactttGTTGCTGCTCTTGGCCTTCCGATCcggatttctttgatttattattctccatgcaataatatagaaattatatatatatatatatatatatgttttctgctctatttctttttctttttttctttttttttacgcAAAAACACTATTTATTTGCAAATAAAACAGAGAAACGTGAAatgaaatttctgacgtgtgagaCGTGCTAAAAaaagcacgtcagaaatttctgacgtgctatttacacacgtcaaaaaaattttgacaggTTAAATATTGGcacatcactaaaaaaaaatagcgggattttcaactttttccctctttttccctcttctttccccttaatttgttcttttattaatctttattccctttattcttaatttattctttattcttcttGCCCTTTATTCAACTTCTTTCCCTATTCTTTTATTTCCCCAgactcagctctctctctctctctctccggatcctctctcaatctccctcttctctttgCACATGCAGCCGGCCAGCTCCCTccagagggaagaagaaaaggaaaaggagaagagaaaaagaagaaaagaagaagaagaagaagaagaaaaggagaagagaagataacAAGATactttgggtttttgaagatttgttggtttcacgtttggatttttgatttttcaggttgattttttgatttgggttattgattttttgaagattaatttttggatttgggtttttgaaaatggaggaaagaagagagagagaatgagaaaatggagaaaagaagagagggagagctaGCTGGAGAATTaacgaaaatggagaaaagaagagagagagagtgagaacatggagaaaagaagagattaGGGAGAAAGCTGGGAGAACGTCGAGGgttgagaaaataattaaaaatatatatattattttaattaaaaaataatttgaattaataaattttttaattgaaaaaaaaatttcagaaaaaattttaaaacagaaaatttatttatttttaataatcttTAAATTACtgatgtgtcaattttgacaaGTCAGGAAATTTACtgatgtgtcaaaatttgatacgtcagaaaattttttgacgtgtcagaaagtgccaattttgacacgtcagaaaattttaaCGTGCTACATCTGAtatgtcagaaattttttgtttttgacacccaaaattttaacgcttgacacacgtcaaaaatgcctCGTCAGgaaaaatttttgatgtgtcaggccacctaacacgtcaaaaaatgcatatcaacaaaaaattctttttttgtagtgattacNNNNNNNNNNNNNNNNNNNNNNNNNNNNNNNNNNNNNNNNNNNNNNNNNNNNNNNNNNNNNNNNNNNNNNNNNNNNNNNNNNNNNNNNNNNNNNNNNNNNaattttttttaaaaaaatatatatttttaaaaatttttaaaaaaaattaatatatgtgccacgtgtcgacgtctgattggtccacgtgtcagtcctaacggtcaactaacggatggactaatttggtcacttatcaaaaccacagggacctcctatgataaaaatgaaaccacagggagaaaaaaataaagttaccaaatcCCAGGggggtttggagtatttaaccctttaaaaaaatgacaatacaCTTAGTACTCCGAAGAATAATTGACGCCTCATTAGCACTTATCCTCAAATTATCATTTGTTAGACTTCTACTtgttaaactaccattttgttacAAAATGGCTCCTCCAATAGTTGTTAACATTAAAATGGGCAAAAAAATAGTCCACGTGCATATTTTGGACTTTAAATGTCCAAATTGTCTTAAACTTCCGTTTACTAAAATATCCTCTACCATTTGTGAAACTTAGTGCCCTTATATTTGCATTTTGTGACAGTTGGCGCCCTCAAACTCCCATTTTGTTGCGACTTAGTCCATTTATTAGATGGAGGGAAGATCTAAATCCCCTCCTCTCCTTTCACGGTAGCAGTTTTTGATGTCTTCTCCGAAGGCTTTTTCGGTCTCCGTTTTTTGCGGGTTGCTTTAGATTTAGTTTGtaaatctagatctagatccagatctagtctcttcaaccttagatctaaTCGTCTTTTTCGGTCAAGGCGTGTCTTAATTTCGAAGGGATGTCTACGATACTGTGCTCCTTCACTGCTACTtgtggtgtttttgttttttgcttgtcctggctttcgagttgaggatggagtagatcggtgtgggggcttaactctcatggctgaatttttagtttctagttgttttttatttttgtttttttgtttgggctACTCATGACCTAGATCTAGTTTACACGAAGCAAATTCGTtacttaaatgtaattgtacatgggttagcagaaacttgaaatcatttttatgactttgtaaccttcatagcttttagctatgatttttcagagttgTATGCTCAGTGATGTAAAATctttatgctcatgaaatttTATCAATAGAAGttccatattttaaaaaaaaaattaaaaaaaaaaagaaaaaaaaagaagaagaagacgaaaatATACATTTGTTATACTTGACTTCCTTAAACTACCATTTGCTGCAAAATTGCTATCTTATTTAGTTGTTAACGttaaaatagacaaaaaatagTGCATGTCATACACgtgcatatattatatattttggacGAGGATGGTTTCTGACATAGGACGATATTTACttatattttcggtaaaaacgaaaataaggaaaatattaaaaataatattgaagtAGAGCtgcttgatcaaaattttatttgttctcatacaatgaaattacaaaatgaaagattgtcacgattcccaCTGATTGTTAATTTGACATTAGGAacttaatttatttgattaggatatttgtagaatattttattttattaagaccttattttctttccttattaggattatgtttactttctttacaaatatttttcttctacaAATAAGCTAACTTATATTGTAAAACaaactcattgaattattatcaagtcagagaattttctctcaaatactctgtgaatttttatattttttttagcatgcaggattgttttatcttttggatAGAAGACGAGAAcacttctccttgcagaatcaaagatgCTACTATTTGGTTAATTACCTTAGTCTTCCACTACGTCAGCTTCTATGTTTGGGTGCGTCTTTGAGTTCAAGCTTTTGGATTCATGGAGTTGCAGAgggaagaaaagcaaaaaagctTTTTCCTATGGGCTTTGAGATGCACATTAGACGTGGTGGTTGAGATGGTATctatttccttttaattttatttttcaacttaatATATAAGGAAAGGTAGCTATGATGTCTCGGGCCTCCTTAacttcttttataaattttgatccaatggatACGAGGACCGGAAAGAATGAGTAGAATTTCCGACTCATTCTAAATTCTACCCTTAGAATGAGTAGAATTTTCGACTTCTTATAAGGGTCGAAATGTGAACTTCCGACCATCCCAAAAGATAGTGTAGACGTTATCTCTTCCCTTCTGCTTGGCATCCACGTCAAACTGCCAAGGTCTTCCCAGGATTAAATGGCACGCTTCTAGCTCCAATACATCACACAAAATAGAATCCGAGTAATGCTTACCAATCGAAAATGTGAAACGACATCTCTCGGTTACTAGTGTCTTGGTTCCTCACTTGATCCATCTGATGTTGTATGGGGCTGGGTGCTTCTCAGTTTTCAAACCCAACTTCGAAACCATCTCCTTAGACACCACATTCTTCCCCTACCACCATCAATAATCACATCACATACCCTCTAGTTGAATGTGCAGTGAGAATGAAAAATCTTGTGCCGTTGAGATTGAACCTTTTGTCTCGGGGTTAAGAGTAAACGTTGAATGACTAAAGATCGAGAAAGTGGGATTCTCTCATTGGCGTCAGccaactcctcttcctcatacTAGGGTGTATCATCCTCTCATTCTCTCGACTCCTTCTTTTGGCTTAGGTTCGATCAAGTTTATCATTTGTCTCCGAGGACATTGATGTGACCTATGTCCCAGTTGGTTGCATTTGAAACACTTGTTTGGACTGGGCCGTGCATACAGATTGTTGGCTGGTTGTCTCGGAATGTTCGAACTATTGTTGGCTCCTCTTCCCATGGAAGTCACTGGTTGACTTGATGTAACTGTTGGGACTAGAGGTTGTTTTTCTCGACCTTGTGTCAATTTCGTTGAATCGCTTGAGTTTCGCTCCTAGGTTGGTGCTCTAGTCCTCTCAAGTTGCTTCTTTGCTCGGGATGACAAACTAACTGCTTCGGTCAAAGTAAAGACAAGATGTATAGAAACCTTATCTTGTATCACCACACGCAATCCACCAATAAACCTTGCAACTTGTTGAGCCTCTGTCTGCATGAGATCATTTCGGGTGGATAGACgataaaaatcaacaaaaatgtGAAACGACATCTCTCGGTTACTAGTGTCTTGGTTCCTCGCTTGATCCATCTGATGTTGTATGGGGCTGGGTGCTTCTCAGTTTTCAAACCCAACTTCGAAACCATCTCCTTAGACACCACATTCTCCCCCTACCACCATCAATAATCACATCACATACCCTCTAGTTGAATGTGCAGTGAGAATGAAAAATCTTGTGCCTTTGAGATTGATCCTTTTGTCTCGGGGTTAAGAGTAAACGTTGAATGACTAAAGATCAAGAAAGTGGGATTCTCTCATTGGCGTCAGccaactcctcttcctcatacTAGGGTGTATCATCCTCTCATTCTCTCGACTCCTTCTTTTGGCTTAGGTTCGATCAAGTTTACCATTTGTCTCCGAGGACATTGATGTGACCTATGTCCCGGTTGGTTGCATTTGAAACACTTGTTTGGACTGGGCCGTGCATACAAATTGTTGGCTGGTTGTCTCGGAATGTTCGAACTATTGTTGGCTCCTCTTCCCATGGAAGTCACTGGTTGACTTGATATAACTGTTGGGACTAGAGGTTGTTTTTCTCGACCTTGTGTCAATTTCGTTGAATCGCTCGAGTTTCGCTCCTAGGTTGGTGCTCTAGTCCTCTCAAGTTGCTTCTTTGCTCGGGATGACAAACTAACTGCTTCGGTCAAAGTAAAGACAAGATGTATAGAAACCTTATCTTGTATCACCACACGCAATCCACCAATAAACCTTGCAACTTGTTGAGCCTCTGTCTGCATGAGATCATTTCGGGTGGATAGACGATAAAAATCAACAACATACGCCTGGATGATTCGACCTCCTTGTTGATactcttggtattgttggaaTAGCTGTTGCTCAAAGTACGGTGGTAAAAACCGTTCTTTGAGTAGCCACTTTATCTTCAACCATGAAGTTACAGGTCCCTTCCCTTGGTAGGACCGAAAAATCTGTAATTGTTCCCACCAAGCAGAAGCTCCTCCCTTGAACTTGTATGTCACTAACTTCACCTTGCGATCCTCGTGAATACTAATATATTCAAagaatctctctccctccatcacccaatctaagaaatcttcgaTGTGAAGATACCCGTTGAAAGATGGGATATCAATCTTCATCCGGTATTTGTGGGATTCCTCCCTAACGTAATCCTGACGTCTAGGTTGCTCTCTATAAGCATCCTGGTAGCCGGAGCCTTCATAGACATTCCCCATATCGCCAGCGCCACGGCACTCATAACCTTTGAAGCCTTCGCTGCCACAACCGGCGCCCCTACGTCCTTCACCCCGTCAATCTACTCCAACATTATGTCCGAACACTCCTTCAACGAAGTCTTCATCGTCACTAAGATCTTCATAGACCGGCAACCAGTTTATGGGTGCAGGTTGTTGGTGAGGAATAGGCCTCACTCGGATCCCATCATCGTCACAGGTATCATTGTCCCTATGATTACGATTAGGACCTATGTCCATGCGCTCCATCATCTCCCGCATCTGGCGCATCTCCTGTTGCATTGTTTGCTAGATCTGTTAGAGCTCTTGGAAATTGGCTCTCGAAGGAGCCTCCTTGTCACGAGTGGTGTCATTAAGGGATCGTTGTCACCGTTGCACTGATTGGCCATGATCAATAAAgcttgctctgataccaactgacgtagtagaagactaaggtaactaatctaAGAGCAGTGTCTTTGGTTCTATAAgaagaagcgtcttcgtcttctacccaaaaagataaaaataagccTGCaggccttaaaaaaaaaaaaaaactacataaagTATTTGAGAGGAAATTCTCTgaattgataataattcaattgatgaatttcaaataataatCTAGCCTATTTATAAAAGATAAATCCTTGTAataaagtaaacctacttctagtaaagaaataaaatataatccaaaaatatcgctaaaaaataaacccaaaaatgCTGGATCGtcttaagccttttttttttttttttttctatatacactacaaaaaaattactattttctgacgtggcaaacagtacatgATTTTTGTCATGTCATCATTTTCTAACGTGCTAAAATAGCATATTCTGACGTGTCCAactggcacgtcagaattttctgtcgtgctaaatattgacatgtcacaaaaaaatgggcgggattttgaaattttttcctcttcttattttccttaaacttttttcctctttttattcttccctcttcatttatttccccacactctctctctctctcctctctcaatctcccttctcTCCACGGCATAtcgaagaaagcagaagaaggagaagaaaaagaaaaggagaagagaagaagaaaaagaaagggagaagagaagaagaaggggaaaaaaaaaatgagaagagaagagaagataagaagattttttgggtttttgaagatttgttgggtttgacgtttaggtttttgatttttcagattgtttttttgattttttgatttgggtttttgattgtttgaagatttttcgatgtgggtttgggtttttgaaaatggagatcgaaaagaaatgagaaaatggagaaaagtgAGAGCTggctggagaaaagaagagagccGGCTGTGCCGtgcagaaacaaaaaaattttggagaaaattttttcatggtttctctgcaccacttGAGCGGTGcagataaattacaaaaaaaaaaaataattaaattaatacattttttaattgaaaaaaaaaattccagaaaatattttttttaattaatttttaaattttctgacgtgtcaattttgacacgttaggaaatttctaacgtgttaCTGTTTAACAcgtaagaaaattttttgacatgccaaaattgtcacgtcaaaaaattctgacgtgctaaacagtaacacgtcggaaaaaaaaatttcctgataCCTATGCTTTTGACATTCAGCACACATTAGAAGCACCAtatcagaaaaattttctgacatgtcagacaccttgacacgtcagaaaactccagtgagaaaaaaattgtttttttttgtagtgataattCTTTAGTGTGCATGTAATCTCTATCGATAATGTCCTATCTAGTTACCATAGATAATGAGTTTAATTTAGAATTAGATATAGGGAGttacattaataatatgtaaattatatttttctatgaAAAATGATAGCAAATGTAGTATGTGACATTTCTTTGATGGAAGAGCTGTGGAAATCAGCCTCAAATGGGATATcaacattttcaatttgattaacAGCCTGATCCGCTAATAAATTAGCTTCTCTCGGATATTGttttgcattaaaattaccCAAAATTCTTCGGTAGGAATATACTTgatgaatataatattattccaTCATAATGTCTTACAACATTCCCATCTTCCACCATTCTTTTTTTTCGGATAAATGTTTGAATTTTCCAAATTAAGAAGGTTGCTCGATTTTGACAAGTTCTTCTCCACACAAACAACATATAGAGGAAAGAGACAACCCCGAGAATTACTATAAATAACTGCTATGTTACAAAACTGTtgcaaaaaaacattttcaattttttaaccaaaaaatgtCTTCCTTGTCGATCTCTTTGCTAACATTTTCTCTCCTTCTCCAAAACACTTTTGGAGCTGGCCctctcttccatttttgttcAAGCTCTGAGAACTTCACCGCCAATGACGCTTACGGATCAAACCTAAGAAAGCTCCTGGGTAGTCTTTATAGCCAAACACCTCCTATGGGTTTTGGTCTTGGTTCAGTGGGTCAAGATCCGTACAAAACATATGGGCTTGCTCTTTGCCGTGGTGACGTTAAAGCCACAGATTGCAGGAATTGCTTCAATGAGGCAAGCAATGAAATTCTCAAACGTTGCCCAAATAACAAGGGTGCAATTATATGGTACGATAATTGTCTTTTGAAGTACCTCAACAAAGATTTCCATGGCCAAATTGATAATAAAAACAAGTTCTACATGTG
Coding sequences within it:
- the LOC132168404 gene encoding cysteine-rich repeat secretory protein 38-like, producing MSSLSISLLTFSLLLQNTFGAGPLFHFCSSSENFTANDAYGSNLRKLLGSLYSQTPPMGFGLGSVGQDPYKTYGLALCRGDVKATDCRNCFNEASNEILKRCPNNKGAIIWYDNCLLKYLNKDFHGQIDNKNKFYMWNLRNVSDPTTINQKTRELFGLLAKKASGTPKLYAVGELEVGKSRKLYGLAQCTRDFSGSDCFKCLDGITGELPHCCNGKEGGRVVDGSCNIRFEIYPFITA